In the genome of Bacillota bacterium, the window TCCAGGCAAATGCCGACAATCTCGCTCACACTGATTTTCTGCGACTTTGAAAAACCGGTATCTAAAAACAGCGTGCGTAAAGCAAAATCACAACGCCGCACCAGACCGGTATACGTTAAACATCCCTCTTCGGTCACTATGGTGATCCTGAGAGATCGTCTGCTGTGAAGTGCTTCTTCAAATATCTGCTGCTGCTCTGCCAGGGCCTGTTCGTCGACAGCAGGCTGTCGGCATCTTTCCGTCCTTTCTTCTGTTCGGCGATGCTGCAGAAGGTTATCGCGATGCTCAGGCAGCATCATTTTGCTGCAGGCAAACTGCTGGCTCATCTTTTTGCTCATGAATCGTGACCCCCGATCTTTCCGGCGCGTTGGAAAAGTTGTGCGCCGGGATTCAGTGACGCAGCCCGAAAAATACTCGTTTTGCCAAATCTTTCGCGCACCATATCGATCGCCATGGTCAGCTTTTCTTCCCGTGTATAATCGGTATAAAACGGCAGCTGCAGCTGACGGTCAGTGGTCAGGCCGGTAAGGCTTATCCCCACTGCCCGCAGCGGTTTACAATCCCAGTGCCGGCGGAACAGTTGAAGTACTGTCGGAAAAACCTCCAAAGCCCGGTCTGCCGGTTCCGGCAATTTTTTTTGACGGGAAAATCCGGTGGGATAATCAAAATCGGCCCCCTTGCAGTAGAGATGGACAGTCGAGCCGATTTTACCCTGCCGGCGTGTTCTGGAACAGACTTCCTCGGTCATTTCCAGGAGGACCAGTTCGATTTCACCTTGCCGGCGATAATCCCTGGGCAGGGTAGCCATATGTCCCACCCCTTTTTGCTCCCGGTCCAGATCGGGATCGACAGTCGAATAATCGATACCGTGTGCATTCAACCAGAGGACCTCGCCGTTGATACCCCACCGGCGTCGCATCATGTTGCGGGGCAATCCGGCCAGCTGGGCAATTGTGCGCACCCCAATCCGCTGAAAATTATTTTCCATACGGTGTCCGACGCCGAAAAGAGAACCGATCGG includes:
- a CDS encoding YolD-like family protein, producing the protein MSKKMSQQFACSKMMLPEHRDNLLQHRRTEERTERCRQPAVDEQALAEQQQIFEEALHSRRSLRITIVTEEGCLTYTGLVRRCDFALRTLFLDTGFSKSQKISVSEIVGICLDQRRDL
- a CDS encoding DNA polymerase IV, encoding MFKKKIIFLADMESFYASVEAARNPALRGKPVAVCGDPALRHGIILAASREAKAFGIKTGQPAWEAKRMCPWVIFAHPRMQSYIDYSMQITKIFGQYTDRVLPYSIDEQFLDLSGSEKLLGSPEEAARSIIDRIWSETGIRCRIGMGENPLQAKMACDCFAKKQSGAFFALNSNNYMYHTGPLPIGSLFGVGHRMENNFQRIGVRTIAQLAGLPRNMMRRRWGINGEVLWLNAHGIDYSTVDPDLDREQKGVGHMATLPRDYRRQGEIELVLLEMTEEVCSRTRRQGKIGSTVHLYCKGADFDYPTGFSRQKKLPEPADRALEVFPTVLQLFRRHWDCKPLRAVGISLTGLTTDRQLQLPFYTDYTREEKLTMAIDMVRERFGKTSIFRAASLNPGAQLFQRAGKIGGHDS